Within the Molothrus aeneus isolate 106 chromosome 1, BPBGC_Maene_1.0, whole genome shotgun sequence genome, the region AAATTAATATAACATCAATAGTGGATAGGGAAATAACACCAGTATTTGTTGTAAGTACTCCCCTTTTTCTTGACCTTTATAATGATGGATCTGGGATGGGACAGACAACCAATTGGTTTATTTCAGATTGCTACTTTGCTTACAAAACTTTTGGTTTTAAAACAAGTAAATCTCTTTATTTAGATACGTTGCTTTGCTAAACACTCAGTGACCGGTATAGATTTGGAACCACCTCTTGAACTTCGAGTCAGAGTCCTGGATATAAATGATAACCCTCCTGTATTTGCACAAACTGTATTTACGGGATCTGTTGAAGAGAGCAGCATGGACAGTGAGTACCTGTGCTATGCCTTCTTCAGTACTGCTAGTGAAGCTCACAGAATACAGTTAATATAAACCTGGGGagttctttctgcttttcttaggCAATGACATAAAATGGTCGGGGCCACTGCCGAGGAGGGAGCAGCAAATGCTTCTCCAAGTGCTATTTGAGCCAGGGCCTGGGCTAATTGCTATAAATTAAACAGCAAtgcttccttctccctttcctcccaCACACGAGTGCTGAATGTTCCAGCATACCATCATGCAAATTCTTTCAGAtgtgaaaatgtaaaagaaataatttcattccttctcattagaataaaaatatcattacACTTATTTCCTTGGAGGGtatgtaaaatacatttttccccatttttctctttcaaatatTTGTACTTGTAGCCTGTGTATTTGCAATTGCAGCAGAATATTACTAAATAATTCTGTACTTAAACCATTAAAATAGTTCTTTTTACCAAAAATGCAGCAATCAACGTTAGACATGCAAATAGCACTGAGGCAATGGTGCCtaacattaattttcttctttctagaaATTCTCATTTAAAGCTGTGATTTCTTATAGTGATCTCTACAAGCTCAGTACTTACTGTATTTGCATATTCCCTATGGTGATAGGGAATTTAACTTCTTTAAAGAAGTTCAGTGAAAGTCTGCATTATTCTTTCTGACATGGATTTTTAGTTCATTTGAAGTCATTAACATTGTCAGAATCAGTACTACAAAACTaaagttttggttttctctGCAAATGTCAAGGAATAGATAGCCTTCTATCATTTTCATACACTGTTTTAGCATTGTCTTCACGAGTTGTTTGCAGGAACTCaagagattttgggggtttttttggtttgtttgattttttttttgtttgtttgtgtgcttgttttgtagggttttttttaattactattatttttaaatttatttttagacaCACTGGTGATGAAAATCATTGCAACAGATGCAGATGAACCTAACCACTTGAATTCTAAAATTGCCTTCAAAATAGAGAGTCAGGAACCTTCTGGTCCACCCATGTTCATTATGAATAAATACACAGGAGAACTCCATCTTGCAAATTATCTTGACAGAGAGGTAACATTTCCCCTTCCAAAGCTAAATAAAATTATGCTGTAGTGACTATGTGCTATGAGAGCGAGAAAAATatagaagagagagaaaggttgtggtttttttaaatattagtgGAGAAATGCATGGTTTTGATGTGTCGCAATAAAATGTCTAAGTAGAATTCCTGTATTAGGAAATAGTAGCAAGCATGAGTTATTTATAAGATGCACAGATGGTCTTCTAACATActcatttctctttttgtgACAGCAACATAGTAGCTACACTCTGGTTGTGAAGGCATCAGACCGGGACGGGGCTGCAGATGGAATATCATCGCTTTGTAGCTGTAATGTGAAAGTTATTGATGTCAATGACAACTTTCCAACTCTTGCTCAAAGCTCTGTAAGTTTCCAATAACAAAGGCAGCAATACTGATTTAAAACCCCATTTAAAAGCCCCGTTGGTAACAGAGCCCTTACTAACCCCTAGAGAACTTTCACATTTGCATGCTCCATGGGATTGACAGAGTTGTTCCCTTGAAGAGTGCTCAAAATACAATCTGCTGCTTGTGCAACAATTCTGGTAACATACACACAGATCATTTTTGTATTCAGAGATGTAAATCCTGACACTGTTAGGACTGACTTCTTTGTATTCAGAGAAATCCTGTCATATAGGTGCCCAGATCCCTGCAATATGAGATTATGTAGAATAACCCAATCCTTGGAAGACCATTTCTTATAGAAAGCACAAATCCTTTTCTTCTAAGATGCCTCTGTAAACCTTGGAGGTGACACTTGGAGATTTTCAAATCACAATCACAATTTCCACAATTTTTTACAATCACAATTGTAATCATAATCACAATTTTCCCAGAacatattgtttttatttaaaaaatttattctttgCTCAGAACATCCTTCAAAAGAATCTCTGCAGACAGCTGTGGTTTCCTGTTTTCCAAACATATATATGTTTGCTAATAGGTATTTGTCTGTCATTTCAGTTTTCAGCAAGTATTTCAGAAAATTCACTCAGTTCAGAACTGCTACGAATACAAGCTCTGGATGCTGATGAAGAGTTTACAGACAATTGGTTAGCAGAGTTTTTCTTTATATCCGGTAATGAAGATAACTGTTTTGAAATTGTTACAGATCGAGCTACAAATCAAGGAATCCTCAGAGTAATTAAGGTATGGATAAATATTGTGATTCAGCTCTTgacttaaaattttaattaattgttaGTAGAAATAAACAGGCAGTAAAAACACTGTCACTcaaccattaaaaataaaaaatacttttaaaatattaaaggagCTTTTATGTATTATCTAGTTCTCTGTGGTTTACCTTTTAGGAGCTGGATTTTGAACATATGCGAACTCATTCACTGATGATCGGCGTCAGGAATGTAGCTGCATTCCACCACTCTGTTGCACATGAGTACCAGATATTTGGGACACCCCTCACAGTAGAAGTAAAAAATTTGATTGAACCACCAAGATTTCATCCATCTTCAGTTGTGTTTTCCCTGCCAGAAGGCGCAAGAGTGAATTATGTTGTAGGAACATACACAGCTATGGATGAGGACACTAGAACCATTGCATCAAATGTTGTGTAAGCTCTGCTCTGCTTAACTTCCTGGATGGAATAATTCTTTTGAGATTTCAATGGGAGGAGGAATACGTATTTTAAAGGATCCTTTAAAAAACAACGATTATTGATTAGCAATAGAAAAATAGCAATAGTACTATATAGTATCATACATTCTATGTTATTATGGAATAGTATATAGCCcattttgtccttttctttcctgactACTTTTCTTAGCCTTATGCACAAGACAAAGAAAAGATCACTTTTCTAACAGGCTGTAACTTAAATAGACTAGAagagggtttgttttgtttttttttttctcagcctaAGAATGCTTTTTCTTGAAACACTTGCTACAAGGAGGGAATTTGTTAGCATCTCAACAAAGCAGGCAGAAAATCCCAATAACAGTCAATATTTTCCAATCAGAGTAGAATAAGCCCCTACTAGCTCATtctctagtaaaaaaaaatttacaccTGTTTCTCTTGAAATTAACAATAATAACTGAGACTataatttgcttttcagtgCATGTAGAAATAAATACAGCCTATTTACAAatagttgaaaaaaaattcctaagaCACAGAAATGTGTCAGCAAATACAACTTTAGAATGTTATAGGAAGAACTGTGGATTTAACCATTGCAATCAACAAGGATTCTAGTAAAGGTCTAGTAAAGGATCCAGAAAAGTTTTACTTTTGGACTATGATGccactttcaaaataaaatgggTTTCTATGCATTAGCTTTATTCCTAATTACTTTTCTGGTCTACCTTTTTTTGGAGTCTACATGGATTTTGCTTGAACTGGGTGAAATGCAATAGGATCTAGCATAGCCgaaagaaaaatgccaaaagaaaaatgccaaattTTGTCCgcaaaataaatatgtaatacGTATATTCATAACATAACGCTGAGTATTTTTACTTCACCAAACACAGATATAGTATAGGACGTGATCCAGCTGCCTGGTTCAGAATCAATCAAAACACTGGTGAAATCACACTGAACAAAGTTATTAGCCGGGAATCTGTCTATCTAGTCAATGGGCAGTACCAAGCAGAGGTTCTGGCTATCACCAGAGGTaagaaaagagattaatttttccaaaataaactcTTTGTGTTCCAGATTTCTCTAAatgttttttgctgtttctagTTCTCCAACCCTAACTGCATTGTTTATAGTATCAGTATTCCCTCCTGACCACAAATACCTTCTTTTTACAGGGGTTCCTCGATATACTGCTACTGGCACTGTTGTGCTTTCACTGGATGGCATCAATGCCAATTGCCCAGCTATTAGTACTGAAGTGAGGAAAGTATGTATGCATTCCCCATCAGTGGTTATCTCAGCAAAGCCTAGGGATGGTGTTGTCTATGCTACCCCCTTCACATTCAGCATACATGGTGAACCTCAGACCACATGGATTATCAGACGAATAAATGGTAAATTAACCTGCATTTTATAACAGAATAAATGATAGCAATAAGCTCTTATCTAAAATAACTGATTGGGATGTTACTTTattaacaaacaaaacacacattaGAATCTATTCAAATCACAGTTAAATACAAATCTAAGAAGTTACTCCAAATTTGAATATATGCATgcaaatacatatatattagaatatttaaatcagaattattacatgtattatattttaaagaaaactgcaaATTTACTAGCAAAACTGTACTTTGAGTATAGATATGACAAGAGCCTTTATGGGTCTAAACATAATGAAATAACTCAAAAGGAGTAATTTGacacttttttatttctgtgttatcTAAAAAATCCTAAGCGTATATCAAATCTCAAATTTGTTTATTAAAGTATAAAGTTTATAGTTAGCAGATATTTACTTTTATGACAGGCATATGAAAATGGCAAATTAAGATTACaacctttaaaatttattgTACCAGTCACACCTActtgtatttaaagaaaattgttttagtCAGTGCCCGGTGAAGCTTTGCCAGTTTCCTTCAATACGACAtaacaaaataatgaattaatcAAATCCCCTGCATAACTAAATGACAGAATTTGCATAACTTACTGTTTACACAGAAGACTACATTATATGGCTAGTATCACAATTGCATGTATTCTTCAGTCTCCTACCTGTCCTAAACAGCTGCAAATATGtaatcttaaatattttaaaccttTTGAAAAACATGGATGAGTTCCTTGATAGAGgaataaaaaatgcataaaacttTCAACTTTTACCTTTACCATTGTGCaaataaaatacaggaaattcaGCAGTAGAAATAaaagacttcattttccccttttgtATTGCTCAAGTTTATAAGTGATAACTAGACTGATTTGGCTCAggttttgcaaggaaaaaaacaagcatAGATGAGTACTTTTGTTTCAGCTTTGAGTAAATACTGTAGATGCATAAGTAATTGAGGTGCTTAGAAAGGGaacattttgtttcattctgTTCTATGAATGTAATACACAAGTAGTATAGATTTGTACAACACTTATAGTCAATACCTTcatccaaatatttttctcttttttttttttttttttttttttttttttctctccaagaTTCCTCTGCGGAACTAGTGGGCCAGAACATAGACTTTTACCTTTATAGGATCTACATCGTTGTAAGGGACAGCCAAGGCCGGCGTTGTGCTCGACCACACATAATTCCTGTGCAAGCTTGCCAATGTGATAGCCGGAACTACTGCACCAGTGGGGCCACAAGAATAATTATCATcggtggtggtggtggctctggtggtggcactggtggtggtggtggtggcggTGGTGGTGGCGGCACTACTGGCGGTGGTGGCGGCGGCACTGGTGGAGGAGGCCGGGAAGACGGAGGACAGCAAGGTGGTGGTGATTATGAAACTGGAGGAGATTATGTGGACCACACAGATTGGCAGGGTTATACTGATGGCTAcggaggaggtgaggaaggaTATACTGCCTCCACTGATGACGGTTACgctggaaatgaaaattatgGCAGGCAATTAGACTCAAATACCACACTTAGTGGTGCTGCCATTGGCCTGATGTTCCTCGGCGGattaatatttgtttgtaagtataaaattaagaaaactgtttttattatttttctaaataattttaaaaatgcatttttcaagtCTTCTAAAATAAGGTTACTTTTTCAGTTGGTTGTTAATCCACTGGCTGCTATTGGCCATttgatagagaaaaaaattgtcttttaaatgaaaaggaTTTCCATAAGTTTTATGTTATACAtagattttttcatttaaaattaagcattttCTTTCTAAGACTTCTTATTCCAATTCTTAGACAGAGCTG harbors:
- the LOC136554511 gene encoding desmoglein-4-like produces the protein MDWLPHRTAAFLFLLLVLLDFSTGFHVEVKEWDENGMARWKTFRRQKREWIKFAAACREGEDNSKRNPIARIRSDCEEDNPITYSISGVGIDRAPYGIFVVNPRTGEINITSIVDREITPVFVIRCFAKHSVTGIDLEPPLELRVRVLDINDNPPVFAQTVFTGSVEESSMDNTLVMKIIATDADEPNHLNSKIAFKIESQEPSGPPMFIMNKYTGELHLANYLDREQHSSYTLVVKASDRDGAADGISSLCSCNVKVIDVNDNFPTLAQSSFSASISENSLSSELLRIQALDADEEFTDNWLAEFFFISGNEDNCFEIVTDRATNQGILRVIKELDFEHMRTHSLMIGVRNVAAFHHSVAHEYQIFGTPLTVEVKNLIEPPRFHPSSVVFSLPEGARVNYVVGTYTAMDEDTRTIASNVVYSIGRDPAAWFRINQNTGEITLNKVISRESVYLVNGQYQAEVLAITRGVPRYTATGTVVLSLDGINANCPAISTEVRKVCMHSPSVVISAKPRDGVVYATPFTFSIHGEPQTTWIIRRINDSSAELVGQNIDFYLYRIYIVVRDSQGRRCARPHIIPVQACQCDSRNYCTSGATRIIIIGGGGGSGGGTGGGGGGGGGGGTTGGGGGGTGGGGREDGGQQGGGDYETGGDYVDHTDWQGYTDGYGGGEEGYTASTDDGYAGNENYGRQLDSNTTLSGAAIGLMFLGGLIFVLIPILMSMSDCCGCGPGAAGGVGTGFEPVPECTEGAIHPWGIEGAQPEDRDVSHILAPTTAAGGDFGEPSDIYNNTYGGGGVVASGVEETTGVGYGTGTGYGTAGGISGTGEAKGSIGGTIKEYREGGVNMAFLDNYFSEKAFVYADEDEGRPANDCLLIYDHEGVGTPVGSVGCCSFIGEDTDDTYLDTLGPKFKTLAEICLGKEIEPFPDANPPWPGVNIPFPSPESDLNLPPPGTTIIVNGSAPMPPAAGTTTVVTENTYTSGTTIQPPRPMPDPLLHGNMTVTETYTSSQPSVCVDPLRASNVVVTERVVGPASASDLRGMLDIPDLTEGSNVIVTERVIAPNSRLPASLSIPDLVDGSNVVVTERVFRPASGMPGSLINIPSELSSAHNVVVTERVVSGAGMSSLGATSMGGANLGSLSNTGQMLSAECHLGQGMGTASPGTSRRRVTKYSTMQYSSQ